From the Streptomyces sp. KMM 9044 genome, one window contains:
- a CDS encoding GNAT family N-acetyltransferase: protein MVWTVAPELPGSPVAAALWRASYTEVSDRWYLLHEGRRTDPAELEREIAAESGADLVAPRGHLLVARYGGGAAGGAGVRLLDGATAELTRVFPHRRMRGRGGAALLVRAAEDAARASGAARLILDTRGDPVEARALYARLGFTETRPHNSEPTAEHWFTRQLG, encoded by the coding sequence ATGGTCTGGACCGTCGCCCCCGAACTCCCCGGCTCCCCCGTCGCCGCCGCGCTCTGGCGGGCGTCCTACACCGAAGTGAGCGACCGCTGGTACCTGCTGCACGAGGGGCGCCGGACCGACCCGGCGGAGCTGGAGCGCGAGATCGCCGCGGAGTCGGGCGCCGACCTGGTTGCGCCGCGCGGGCATCTGCTGGTCGCGCGGTACGGGGGCGGGGCGGCGGGCGGCGCGGGGGTCCGGCTGCTGGACGGTGCGACCGCCGAACTCACCCGGGTCTTCCCGCACCGGAGGATGCGGGGCAGGGGCGGTGCGGCGCTCCTGGTGCGGGCCGCCGAGGACGCGGCCCGCGCGTCGGGGGCCGCCCGGCTGATCCTGGACACGCGCGGCGACCCGGTGGAGGCCCGCGCCCTGTACGCCCGGCTCGGCTTCACCGAGACGCGACCGCACAACAGCGAACCGACCGCGGAGCACTGGTTCACCAGGCAACTCGGGTGA
- a CDS encoding O-methyltransferase, producing MSESQLWHQVDDYFAALLSPEDEALTAALRDSGAAGLPPIAVTPALGGFLQFLAQVQGARHILEIGTLGGYSTLWMARALPAGGRLISLEHDPLHAEVATRSIARAGLGGLVEVRVGPALESLPRLADEHPPPFDLVFIDADKANNPHYLEWALELTRAGSLIVLDNVVRGGRVIDRDSTDPDVLGIRAALDLIAGHPRLSGTAIQTVGAKGYDGFALARVLE from the coding sequence ATGAGCGAGTCACAGCTCTGGCACCAGGTGGACGACTACTTCGCCGCCCTCCTCTCACCGGAGGACGAAGCCCTGACGGCCGCCCTGCGGGACAGCGGGGCCGCCGGCCTCCCGCCCATCGCCGTCACCCCCGCCCTGGGCGGGTTCCTCCAGTTCCTCGCCCAGGTGCAGGGCGCCCGGCACATCCTGGAGATCGGCACCCTCGGCGGCTACAGCACCCTCTGGATGGCCCGTGCCCTCCCGGCCGGCGGGCGGCTGATCTCCCTGGAGCACGACCCGCTCCACGCCGAGGTCGCCACCCGCAGCATCGCGCGCGCGGGTCTGGGCGGGCTCGTCGAGGTACGCGTCGGCCCTGCGCTGGAGTCACTGCCCCGGCTGGCCGACGAGCACCCGCCCCCGTTCGACCTGGTCTTCATCGACGCCGACAAGGCCAACAACCCGCACTACCTGGAGTGGGCCCTCGAGCTCACCCGCGCGGGCAGCCTGATCGTCCTCGACAACGTCGTCCGGGGCGGCCGGGTGATCGACCGGGACAGCACCGACCCGGACGTGCTGGGCATCCGCGCCGCCCTCGACCTGATCGCCGGCCACCCGAGGCTGAGCGGTACGGCGATCCAGACGGTCGGCGCCAAGGGGTACGACGGCTTCGCCCTGGCGCGGGTGCTGGAGTGA
- a CDS encoding bifunctional glycosyltransferase 87/phosphatase PAP2 family protein, which translates to MANAEHRGRPAEAFPATAVGDTGTRLHTVRLGLWLLAAVLAVRQVAAVLTSPRGERLTDLETWFGHDGVLQVSGSLYESTRFTGTPFGGLVLKPLTRSAEQALGWGWTFGTLLLVVALGLIVARALPQPVGRRTVLLAAPVAVSLLMLSLPVRNTLWLGQTSIIPVLLVLLGCFVARGQRAGGILIGVAAALQPTLLLFAPLLWFTGRRRAAAASGTTFAAGTVLAWAALPRDSYTYWVHHMAGVGLGGRADDLANQSLHGALLRLGVEGPLEIGLFLLVGAAVATLGLRRAVRYAHDGQLLLAVAITGCAAIAVSPTAWQHQLLWVLLTLVGTVGTRASDRLVWPVAVVLVMTLPAPMTLPNMAALHPVRDNIVLLAALAAATVIPFLSRTSPYFRAPVPTRYADPVPTRLRYVPLPPFLRRVLTRPNLLLELLLIRVTYAAYSKVRLAATGGRERAEEHARQILDLERLLHLDIEYAVNHAVVQIGWLRNFFDFYYTSFHFAVPLTVLGLLYWRHPVDYRWARASLGFATLLALLGFWLYPLAPPRLMPNLGIIDTVHGVQDFSKPDYGALTALTNQYAAMPSLHFGWSLWCGLVIAIIAPRMWMKALGLLHPLFTVAAIVATGNHWVLDAVGGALVVAAGFGLTYLLQGPRARVVTAATAVTGTAPESTGATGAMHAKPPGPAPTPPVQEEPARK; encoded by the coding sequence GTGGCAAACGCGGAACACAGAGGGCGACCGGCGGAGGCCTTCCCGGCCACGGCCGTCGGCGACACCGGAACACGCCTGCACACGGTGCGACTCGGACTGTGGCTGCTCGCCGCCGTCCTCGCCGTACGCCAGGTCGCCGCCGTCCTGACCTCCCCGCGCGGGGAGCGGCTCACGGACCTCGAGACCTGGTTCGGACACGACGGCGTGCTGCAGGTCAGCGGGTCGCTCTACGAGTCGACCCGGTTCACCGGTACGCCGTTCGGCGGGCTCGTCCTCAAACCCCTCACCCGATCGGCTGAACAAGCGCTCGGCTGGGGCTGGACCTTCGGCACGCTGCTGCTGGTTGTGGCGCTGGGCCTGATCGTCGCCCGCGCCCTGCCCCAGCCGGTCGGCCGCCGCACCGTGCTGCTGGCCGCGCCGGTCGCGGTCAGCCTGCTCATGCTGTCCCTGCCGGTGCGCAACACCCTGTGGCTCGGGCAGACCAGCATCATCCCGGTCCTCCTCGTCCTGCTGGGCTGCTTCGTCGCCCGCGGGCAGCGGGCCGGCGGCATCCTGATCGGTGTCGCCGCCGCCCTCCAGCCGACCCTGCTGCTCTTCGCTCCGCTGCTGTGGTTCACCGGCCGCCGCCGGGCCGCCGCCGCGTCCGGCACCACCTTCGCCGCGGGCACCGTGCTCGCCTGGGCCGCGCTGCCCCGGGACTCCTACACCTACTGGGTGCACCACATGGCGGGCGTCGGACTCGGCGGCCGGGCCGACGACCTCGCCAACCAGTCCCTGCACGGCGCCCTGCTCCGCCTGGGCGTCGAGGGCCCCCTGGAGATCGGGCTCTTCCTGCTGGTCGGCGCGGCCGTCGCCACCCTCGGCCTGCGCCGTGCGGTGCGCTACGCCCACGACGGCCAGCTGCTGCTGGCCGTCGCGATCACCGGCTGCGCCGCCATCGCCGTCTCCCCGACCGCGTGGCAGCACCAGCTGCTGTGGGTGCTGCTCACCCTCGTCGGCACGGTCGGCACACGCGCCTCCGACCGGCTGGTGTGGCCCGTCGCCGTCGTCCTGGTGATGACGCTGCCGGCCCCCATGACCCTGCCGAACATGGCGGCCCTCCACCCCGTCCGCGACAACATCGTCCTGCTCGCCGCGCTCGCCGCCGCCACGGTGATCCCGTTCCTGTCGCGCACCTCGCCGTACTTCCGGGCGCCCGTCCCGACCCGGTACGCCGACCCCGTTCCCACCCGCCTGCGGTACGTTCCGCTGCCGCCGTTCCTGCGCCGGGTCCTGACCCGCCCCAACCTCCTGCTGGAACTGCTGCTGATCCGGGTCACCTACGCCGCCTACTCCAAGGTGCGGCTCGCGGCGACCGGCGGCCGGGAGCGCGCGGAGGAGCACGCCCGGCAGATCCTCGACCTCGAGCGTCTGCTCCACCTGGACATCGAGTACGCGGTCAACCACGCCGTCGTACAGATCGGCTGGCTGCGGAACTTCTTCGACTTCTACTACACGTCGTTCCACTTCGCCGTCCCGCTCACCGTCCTCGGCCTGCTGTACTGGCGGCACCCCGTCGACTACCGCTGGGCACGCGCGAGCCTGGGCTTCGCCACGCTGCTGGCCCTGCTCGGTTTCTGGCTCTACCCGCTGGCCCCGCCGCGCCTGATGCCGAACCTCGGGATCATCGACACCGTGCACGGCGTGCAGGACTTCTCCAAGCCGGACTACGGCGCCCTCACCGCCCTCACCAACCAGTACGCGGCGATGCCGTCCCTGCACTTCGGCTGGTCCCTGTGGTGCGGCCTGGTCATCGCGATCATCGCACCCCGGATGTGGATGAAGGCGCTCGGCCTGCTCCACCCCCTGTTCACCGTCGCCGCGATCGTCGCCACCGGCAACCACTGGGTTCTGGACGCGGTGGGCGGCGCCCTCGTCGTCGCGGCCGGCTTCGGCCTGACGTACCTCTTGCAGGGGCCGCGGGCCCGGGTGGTGACGGCCGCCACCGCCGTCACCGGCACGGCGCCGGAGTCCACGGGCGCCACGGGCGCCATGCACGCGAAGCCACCGGGCCCCGCCCCCACGCCACCCGTACAGGAGGAGCCGGCCCGGAAGTAG
- a CDS encoding lytic transglycosylase domain-containing protein: protein MSAVSILRTVTTPKKAVAGAALAAAACGTLIAAAPAQAATTGSAQATAQSMIGDSAQYQCFSNIVQHESGWNPTATNASSGAYGLVQALPASKMASAGSDWKTNPATQISWGLSYMNERYGSPCAAWDFWQANNWY, encoded by the coding sequence GTGTCCGCTGTTTCCATCCTCCGCACCGTCACCACCCCGAAGAAGGCCGTCGCCGGTGCCGCCCTCGCTGCCGCCGCCTGCGGCACGCTGATCGCCGCCGCCCCCGCGCAGGCAGCCACCACGGGCTCGGCCCAGGCGACCGCGCAGTCGATGATCGGCGACTCCGCGCAGTACCAGTGCTTCTCGAACATCGTCCAGCACGAGAGCGGCTGGAACCCGACCGCCACCAACGCCTCCAGCGGCGCCTACGGCCTGGTCCAGGCCCTGCCCGCCTCGAAGATGGCCTCGGCCGGCTCGGACTGGAAGACCAACCCCGCCACCCAGATCTCCTGGGGCCTCAGCTACATGAACGAGCGCTACGGCAGCCCGTGCGCCGCCTGGGACTTCTGGCAGGCCAACAACTGGTACTGA
- a CDS encoding ECF transporter S component: MALALVSAVGVAAFGWPFLAPPASTLNAHAQDAPWLFAGLLVLLVGVVAATISESGLGPKAVAMLGILAATGAALRPIGAGTAGLEPMFFLMVLSGRVLGPGFGFVLGSVTMFASALLTGGVGPWLPFQMLAMGWFTMGAGLLPGPDRLRGRAELCVLAVYGFLAAFAYGTVMNMAGWPFMAALASNISFDPDASVPANLARFLAYCLATSLGWDLGRALLTVVLALTLGAPVLRALRRATRRAAFETPVTFTTHP, encoded by the coding sequence ATGGCGCTGGCCCTGGTGAGCGCGGTGGGCGTGGCGGCGTTCGGCTGGCCCTTCCTTGCCCCGCCCGCCTCCACGCTCAACGCCCACGCGCAGGACGCGCCCTGGCTGTTCGCGGGGCTGCTCGTGCTGCTGGTCGGGGTGGTGGCGGCGACGATCTCGGAGTCGGGCCTGGGCCCGAAGGCGGTGGCGATGCTGGGCATCCTGGCGGCGACGGGCGCGGCGTTGCGCCCCATCGGGGCGGGGACCGCGGGCCTGGAACCCATGTTCTTCCTGATGGTCCTCAGCGGCCGGGTCCTCGGGCCGGGCTTCGGCTTCGTGCTCGGCTCGGTGACGATGTTCGCGTCCGCGCTGCTCACGGGCGGGGTGGGCCCGTGGCTCCCGTTCCAGATGCTGGCGATGGGCTGGTTCACGATGGGCGCGGGCCTGCTCCCGGGCCCGGACCGGCTGCGGGGCCGGGCGGAGCTGTGCGTGCTCGCCGTCTACGGCTTCCTGGCGGCCTTCGCCTACGGCACGGTGATGAACATGGCGGGCTGGCCCTTCATGGCCGCCCTCGCCTCGAACATCTCCTTCGACCCGGACGCGTCGGTCCCCGCCAACCTGGCCCGTTTCCTGGCGTACTGCCTGGCCACGTCGCTGGGCTGGGACCTGGGCCGGGCCCTGCTCACCGTCGTCCTGGCCCTGACCCTGGGCGCCCCGGTCCTCCGCGCCCTGCGCCGCGCCACCCGCAGGGCGGCCTTCGAGACGCCGGTCACCTTCACCACCCACCCCTGA
- a CDS encoding ABC transporter ATP-binding protein, producing MIRFENVSVTYDGSPEPSVRGVDFEVPEGELVLLAGPSGVGKSTVLGAVSGLVPHFTGGTLRGRVTVAGRDTRTHKPRELADVVGTVGQDPLSHFVTDLVEDELAYGMESLGLPPDVMRRRVEETLDLLGLAGLRDRPISTLSGGQQQRVAIGSVLTPHPRVLVLDEPTSALDPAAAEEVLAVLQRLVHDLGTTVLMAEHRLERVVQYADRVVLLPGPGEPPLLGTPAEVMAVSPVFPPVVALGRLAGWSPLPLTVRDARRRATPLRERLAEAGAEAVSATAPAAVPAPVRRSPAALTSSTTRRPPRSLFTRKRPGTAATVSPAPAPLHVAEVRALAVRRGGVRALRHVDLTVAPGETIALMGRNGAGKSTLLGALVGLVEPSAGSVRTGDVVPHRTRPRDLVRRVGLVPQEPRDLLYADTVAAECAAADRDAAAEPGACRALLSELLPGIVDGSHPRDLSEGQRLTLALAVVLTARPPLLLLDEPTRGLDYAAKARLVTVLRGLAAEGHAIILATHDVELAAELAHRVVLLAEGEVIADGPAAEVVVASPSFAPQVAKILAPQHWLTVSQVREALS from the coding sequence GTGATCCGCTTCGAGAACGTCTCCGTGACGTACGACGGCTCCCCCGAACCCTCCGTGCGGGGCGTCGACTTCGAGGTCCCGGAGGGTGAACTCGTCCTGCTCGCCGGGCCGTCCGGGGTCGGCAAGTCCACAGTGCTGGGCGCGGTCAGCGGCCTCGTCCCGCACTTCACGGGCGGCACCCTGCGCGGCAGGGTCACGGTGGCCGGCCGCGACACCCGTACGCACAAACCGCGCGAACTCGCCGACGTGGTCGGGACGGTGGGTCAGGATCCGCTGTCGCACTTCGTGACGGACCTCGTCGAGGACGAACTCGCCTACGGCATGGAGTCGTTGGGCCTCCCCCCGGACGTGATGCGCCGTCGCGTCGAGGAGACGCTGGACCTGCTGGGGCTGGCCGGCCTGCGCGACCGTCCCATCTCCACGCTCTCCGGCGGCCAGCAGCAGCGCGTCGCCATCGGCTCGGTCCTCACCCCGCACCCCCGGGTGCTGGTCCTCGACGAGCCGACGTCCGCGCTGGATCCGGCGGCGGCCGAGGAGGTCCTCGCGGTGCTCCAGCGTCTGGTCCACGATCTCGGCACCACCGTCCTCATGGCCGAGCACCGTCTGGAACGCGTCGTCCAGTACGCCGACCGGGTCGTGCTGCTGCCGGGACCGGGCGAGCCCCCGCTGCTCGGGACCCCGGCGGAGGTGATGGCGGTGTCGCCGGTGTTCCCGCCGGTGGTGGCCCTGGGCCGGCTCGCCGGCTGGTCCCCGCTCCCGCTGACCGTACGCGACGCACGCCGCCGCGCGACCCCACTGCGCGAGCGCCTCGCGGAGGCGGGGGCGGAGGCCGTATCCGCGACGGCACCGGCAGCGGTACCGGCCCCCGTCCGGAGATCCCCGGCAGCCCTCACCTCCTCCACCACCCGCAGGCCCCCCCGCTCCCTGTTCACCCGCAAGCGGCCGGGCACAGCAGCCACGGTCTCCCCCGCTCCCGCCCCCCTCCACGTGGCCGAGGTCCGTGCCCTGGCCGTCCGTCGGGGCGGCGTCCGGGCGCTGCGCCACGTCGATCTGACGGTCGCCCCCGGCGAGACGATCGCGCTCATGGGCCGCAACGGGGCCGGCAAGTCCACGCTGCTCGGCGCGCTGGTCGGGCTCGTGGAACCGTCCGCCGGTTCGGTCCGCACCGGTGACGTCGTGCCGCACCGCACCCGCCCCCGCGACCTGGTACGCCGGGTGGGACTCGTCCCGCAGGAGCCGCGGGACCTGCTGTACGCGGACACGGTGGCCGCGGAGTGCGCCGCCGCGGACCGGGACGCGGCGGCGGAGCCGGGCGCCTGCCGCGCCCTGCTGTCCGAGCTGCTGCCCGGCATCGTGGACGGCAGCCACCCGCGTGACCTGTCCGAGGGCCAGCGCCTGACCCTCGCCCTGGCGGTCGTCCTCACCGCCCGTCCGCCGCTGCTCCTCCTCGACGAGCCGACCCGCGGCCTGGACTACGCGGCGAAGGCCCGCCTGGTGACCGTCCTGCGCGGGCTGGCCGCCGAGGGGCACGCGATCATCCTGGCCACGCACGACGTGGAGCTGGCGGCGGAACTCGCCCACCGGGTCGTTCTCCTCGCCGAGGGCGAGGTCATCGCCGACGGTCCGGCAGCCGAAGTGGTCGTCGCGTCACCGTCCTTCGCCCCGCAGGTGGCGAAGATCCTGGCCCCGCAGCACTGGCTCACGGTCTCCCAGGTCCGGGAGGCCCTGTCATGA
- a CDS encoding CbiQ family ECF transporter T component, producing MAEPGGDRPRKRPVSAPAPRRRQGTPLHPGAWWLWALALGAAATRTTNPLLLALLVVVSAYVVAVRRPDAPWARSYGAFVKLALAVIVVRLLFAIVLGSPVPGTRVLVDLPEVPLPDWAQGIRLGGRVTAEALAFALYDGLKLATLLICVGAANALANPSRLLKSLPGALYETGVAVVVALTFAPSLVTDIQRLRAARRLRGRPDRGVRGLLQVGLPVLEGALERSVALAAAMDARGYGRTAQVPAGVRRTTAVLTLGGLLGVCAGTYGLLTAEGAAYGVPVLLGGLAAALAGLWRGGRRSVRTRYRPDRWDARAWLVAGCGTAVAALLALASVRDPAALHPGVVPLVAPTLPLWPAAAVLIGLLPVIVAPAPAPEDTTGKEPS from the coding sequence GTGGCTGAGCCCGGCGGCGACCGGCCACGGAAACGTCCTGTCTCCGCCCCCGCCCCCCGCCGGCGGCAGGGCACCCCCCTGCACCCCGGCGCGTGGTGGCTGTGGGCGCTGGCCCTCGGGGCCGCCGCCACCCGCACCACCAACCCGCTGCTGCTCGCCCTGCTGGTCGTGGTCTCCGCGTACGTCGTGGCCGTCCGCCGGCCGGACGCCCCCTGGGCCCGTTCGTACGGCGCGTTCGTCAAGCTGGCACTGGCCGTGATCGTCGTCCGGCTGCTCTTCGCGATCGTCCTCGGCTCCCCCGTTCCCGGTACGCGCGTCCTCGTCGATCTGCCCGAAGTCCCGCTCCCCGACTGGGCGCAGGGCATCCGCCTGGGCGGCCGGGTCACGGCCGAGGCGCTGGCGTTCGCCCTGTACGACGGCCTGAAGCTGGCCACGCTGCTCATCTGCGTCGGCGCCGCGAACGCCCTCGCCAATCCCTCCCGTCTGCTGAAGTCCCTGCCCGGCGCGCTGTACGAGACGGGCGTGGCCGTGGTCGTGGCGCTGACCTTCGCTCCGAGTCTGGTCACGGACATCCAGCGGCTGCGCGCCGCCCGCCGGCTGCGGGGCCGTCCCGACCGCGGGGTCCGGGGTCTGCTCCAGGTCGGACTCCCGGTGCTGGAGGGCGCGTTGGAGCGTTCGGTCGCGCTCGCCGCCGCGATGGACGCCCGCGGCTACGGCCGTACGGCACAGGTCCCGGCAGGGGTCCGGCGTACCACCGCCGTCCTCACTCTCGGCGGACTGCTCGGCGTCTGCGCGGGTACGTACGGGCTGCTCACCGCCGAAGGCGCCGCGTACGGCGTCCCCGTGCTGCTCGGCGGTCTGGCGGCCGCGCTCGCGGGGCTGTGGCGGGGCGGCCGGCGTTCCGTGCGCACCCGGTACCGCCCGGACCGCTGGGACGCCCGCGCGTGGCTGGTCGCCGGCTGCGGCACGGCGGTCGCGGCACTGCTGGCCCTCGCCTCCGTACGCGATCCGGCGGCCCTGCACCCCGGCGTGGTGCCGCTGGTCGCGCCCACACTGCCCCTGTGGCCGGCGGCGGCCGTACTCATCGGTCTGCTCCCCGTCATCGTCGCCCCCGCCCCCGCCCCCGAGGACACCACCGGCAAGGAGCCGTCGTGA